From a region of the Thermosulfurimonas sp. F29 genome:
- the trpB gene encoding tryptophan synthase subunit beta, with product MLPNRQGKFGPFGGRFVPETLMPALRELEEAYRKFKREPSFRRELFWYLREYAGRPTPLYPARRLSEALGGHLKIYLKREDLLHTGAHKINNTLGQVLLAKRMGKRRVIAETGAGQHGVATATAAALLGLECVVYMGAKDTVRQAMNVFRMELLGARVIPVESGTQTLKDAINEAIRDWVTNVGTTFYVIGSVVGPHPYPMMVRDFQSIIGRETRRQILRLEGRLPDLVIACVGGGSNAMGIFYPFVRDQVVKLVGVEAAGEGLDSDRHSATLSVGEPGVLHGMMTYLLQDRVGQIKGAHSIAPGLDYPGVGPEHAFLKETGRAEYVAVDDEEALSAFRLLSETEGIIPALESAHAVAYLVKIANRLPRDTIVVINLSGRGDKDVAAVRDYLSSGKK from the coding sequence ATGCTTCCGAATCGCCAGGGAAAGTTCGGACCGTTTGGGGGACGCTTCGTACCCGAGACCCTCATGCCGGCTTTGAGAGAACTGGAGGAAGCCTACCGGAAATTCAAAAGAGAACCTTCCTTTCGCCGGGAACTCTTCTGGTACCTTCGAGAATACGCTGGTCGTCCCACTCCCCTTTATCCCGCCCGTCGTCTTTCCGAGGCTCTAGGGGGGCACCTGAAAATATACTTAAAACGCGAGGATCTTTTACACACCGGGGCGCACAAGATAAACAACACACTGGGACAGGTTCTGCTTGCCAAACGAATGGGCAAACGCCGTGTCATTGCGGAAACCGGTGCCGGGCAACATGGAGTGGCTACCGCCACCGCAGCGGCCCTTCTGGGCTTGGAATGCGTGGTTTACATGGGAGCAAAGGATACCGTCCGTCAGGCCATGAATGTCTTCAGGATGGAACTCCTGGGGGCCAGGGTAATTCCGGTGGAGTCCGGCACTCAGACCCTTAAAGACGCCATAAACGAAGCCATCAGGGACTGGGTCACCAATGTGGGAACTACTTTTTATGTGATCGGTTCGGTGGTGGGACCTCATCCCTATCCCATGATGGTGCGGGACTTTCAGAGTATAATCGGGCGTGAAACCCGCCGGCAGATTTTAAGGCTCGAGGGCCGTCTTCCGGACCTGGTGATTGCCTGCGTGGGGGGCGGTTCAAACGCCATGGGGATATTCTATCCTTTTGTGAGGGATCAGGTGGTCAAGCTGGTGGGAGTGGAGGCCGCGGGGGAGGGTCTTGATTCGGACCGGCACTCCGCCACCCTCAGCGTAGGAGAACCGGGGGTGCTTCATGGGATGATGACCTATCTTCTTCAGGATCGGGTGGGCCAGATCAAAGGAGCGCACTCTATTGCTCCCGGGCTCGATTATCCCGGAGTGGGTCCGGAGCACGCCTTTCTCAAGGAGACCGGACGGGCGGAGTATGTGGCCGTGGACGACGAGGAGGCCTTATCCGCCTTCAGACTTCTCTCGGAAACCGAAGGGATTATTCCGGCCCTGGAAAGCGCTCACGCGGTGGCCTACCTGGTGAAGATAGCCAATCGTCTTCCCCGGGATACCATTGTGGTGATAAACCTGTCCGGTCGGGGAGACAAGGATGTGGCTGCCGTGCGGGACTATCTATCCTCCGGGAAAAAATGA
- the trpA gene encoding tryptophan synthase subunit alpha, whose amino-acid sequence MKGAERVRKAIEEANRRGRAALIPYLCAWDPDLATTEAALWAVAEAGASVVELGFPFSDPLADGPTIQAATQRALRHHPTLEAFLEFVSGLYERGYPLPIVVMGYYNPFFRFGISRFAREARRAGLCGAIIPDLSLEEARPWLREARRQGLASIMLAAPTTPTQRLEKLARASSGFLYYVSVTGITGTRDRLPEDLALRLDLCREVSPVPVAVGFGISRPEQVQMLAPHAEAIVVGSALVKIMESEGRRAPTSLEKFVRKLVAATKRP is encoded by the coding sequence ATGAAAGGCGCGGAACGAGTCCGGAAAGCCATTGAGGAAGCCAACCGGCGGGGTCGGGCGGCGCTTATACCCTATCTGTGTGCCTGGGATCCGGATCTCGCCACCACCGAGGCTGCCCTCTGGGCAGTGGCCGAGGCCGGGGCGAGCGTGGTGGAACTGGGATTCCCCTTTTCGGATCCCCTGGCCGACGGTCCCACTATCCAGGCCGCTACCCAGAGAGCCCTGAGACACCATCCCACCCTAGAGGCATTCCTCGAGTTTGTGTCCGGTCTTTACGAGCGGGGGTACCCGCTTCCCATAGTAGTCATGGGGTACTACAATCCCTTTTTCCGTTTCGGGATTTCGCGTTTTGCCCGGGAGGCCCGCAGGGCCGGGCTCTGCGGGGCCATCATACCGGATCTCTCACTTGAGGAGGCCCGTCCCTGGCTCCGGGAAGCCCGCCGGCAGGGCCTGGCCAGCATCATGCTCGCCGCCCCCACCACGCCCACTCAAAGGCTGGAAAAGCTTGCTCGCGCATCCTCCGGATTCCTTTATTATGTCTCCGTAACCGGAATAACCGGAACCCGGGATCGGCTACCCGAAGACCTGGCTCTGCGGCTCGATCTCTGCCGTGAGGTCTCTCCGGTACCGGTGGCGGTGGGCTTCGGCATTTCTCGTCCGGAACAGGTTCAAATGCTTGCCCCGCACGCGGAAGCCATTGTGGTGGGAAGCGCTCTGGTCAAAATAATGGAGTCCGAGGGACGCAGGGCTCCGACTTCGCTGGAAAAATTCGTTCGAAAACTGGTAGCGGCCACGAAAAGACCATGA
- the aroB gene encoding 3-dehydroquinate synthase — protein sequence MRVLQVKTAPPYEILIGGGILADLPEDLPRVLETRRLALITDDTVRDFVAEDLSRLLSEGGFGTEVFSFSPGETSKRMETVVDLARRMIRAGFDRKCAVMAVGGGVVGDVAGFLASIYLRGIPYVQVPTTLLAQVDSSVGGKTGVDLPEGKNLLGTFYQPRRVYIDYGVLSTLPREHFRNGLAEVVKYGCIASRSLFEYLEKNISRLFLYDPEILEEIIYESCRIKAEVVSRDERESGLRRVLNFGHTLGHALEAALNYKILHGEAVAVGMVAAARLSETLGVAREAVSERLEALLTILGLPVRLPRGISPDNLLVFLSADKKVWHGKLTMVLLKSLGEFVFYENPPVEALEKVLRELLPEDD from the coding sequence ATGAGGGTCCTTCAGGTAAAAACGGCACCTCCCTACGAGATTCTCATAGGTGGGGGAATCCTCGCCGACCTACCGGAGGATCTCCCCCGGGTGCTTGAGACGCGGAGACTAGCCCTCATTACCGATGACACGGTGAGGGACTTTGTGGCCGAGGATCTGTCCCGCCTTCTTTCCGAAGGGGGCTTTGGCACGGAGGTCTTTTCCTTTTCTCCCGGAGAGACCTCCAAACGAATGGAGACCGTGGTGGACCTGGCCCGCCGGATGATTCGAGCCGGATTCGATAGAAAATGTGCGGTGATGGCGGTGGGTGGAGGTGTGGTGGGAGATGTGGCGGGGTTTCTGGCCTCCATCTATCTCCGCGGAATACCCTATGTCCAGGTGCCTACCACCCTCCTTGCCCAGGTGGACAGTTCCGTGGGAGGCAAGACCGGTGTGGATCTTCCGGAAGGCAAAAACCTCCTGGGCACCTTTTATCAGCCCCGCAGGGTTTACATAGATTACGGAGTGCTTTCCACACTTCCCCGGGAGCACTTTCGTAACGGACTTGCAGAGGTGGTTAAATACGGTTGCATTGCCAGTCGCAGTCTCTTCGAATACCTCGAAAAAAACATCTCCCGTCTATTTCTTTACGATCCCGAAATACTTGAAGAAATCATTTACGAAAGCTGCCGAATTAAGGCCGAGGTAGTCTCCCGGGACGAACGGGAATCCGGTCTTCGTCGAGTACTCAACTTTGGGCACACCCTGGGGCATGCGCTCGAGGCGGCTTTGAACTATAAAATTCTTCACGGGGAAGCGGTGGCCGTGGGAATGGTGGCAGCGGCGCGGCTCTCGGAAACCCTGGGGGTGGCCAGGGAAGCCGTCTCGGAGAGGCTGGAAGCGTTGCTTACGATCCTGGGTCTTCCGGTGCGTCTTCCGCGGGGAATTTCCCCGGATAATTTGCTCGTTTTTCTTTCAGCGGACAAAAAGGTCTGGCACGGCAAACTTACCATGGTTCTTCTCAAAAGCCTGGGGGAATTCGTCTTCTACGAAAATCCCCCCGTGGAAGCACTGGAAAAAGTCCTCAGGGAATTGCTTCCGGAGGATGATTAA
- the dapF gene encoding diaminopimelate epimerase, with protein sequence MLFTKMQASGNDFILIENFEGAISPKEAPELARKLCRRRISVGADGLILIEPPRNPRNAFSWRFFNADGTEAEMCGNGGRCAARFVVEEGLSGPELTFETPAGEIRAEVRGKRVKVALTPPRDLRLNLSLPLGDNTFSLHFINTGVPHAVIFVKDLEEIPVEDLGRRIRFHEHFAPAGVNVNFVRILSRTEIAVRTYERGVEGETLACGTGASAAAYIAVKLGLVEVPVSVITRSGETLRIHLEENRIFLEGDTHKVYRGYLYSEALSD encoded by the coding sequence ATCCTCTTCACCAAGATGCAGGCTTCGGGGAACGACTTTATTCTAATTGAGAACTTTGAGGGAGCCATTTCTCCGAAGGAAGCCCCGGAGTTGGCCCGCAAACTGTGCCGACGCAGGATCTCGGTGGGAGCCGATGGTCTGATTTTGATAGAGCCTCCGAGGAATCCGCGGAACGCCTTTTCCTGGCGTTTTTTTAATGCCGATGGTACCGAGGCGGAAATGTGCGGAAACGGAGGGCGCTGCGCGGCAAGATTTGTCGTGGAGGAGGGGCTTTCCGGACCGGAGCTCACCTTCGAGACCCCGGCCGGGGAGATCCGGGCCGAGGTACGGGGAAAGCGGGTCAAGGTGGCTCTCACTCCCCCGCGGGATCTTCGCCTCAATCTTTCCCTTCCCCTAGGGGACAATACTTTTTCCCTCCATTTTATAAACACCGGGGTCCCTCATGCGGTGATCTTTGTGAAGGATCTGGAGGAAATTCCGGTAGAAGACCTGGGCCGCCGGATTCGTTTTCACGAACACTTTGCCCCGGCCGGAGTCAATGTGAATTTCGTTCGGATCCTCTCCCGGACGGAAATTGCTGTACGCACTTACGAGCGAGGCGTGGAGGGAGAAACGCTCGCCTGCGGTACCGGAGCCTCAGCCGCAGCTTATATAGCGGTAAAACTGGGACTGGTCGAGGTACCGGTCTCTGTTATCACCCGGAGCGGAGAAACCCTTCGTATTCATCTTGAGGAAAACCGGATCTTTCTGGAAGGGGACACTCATAAGGTGTATCGAGGCTATCTCTATTCGGAAGCCCTTTCGGACTGA
- a CDS encoding peptidylprolyl isomerase, which produces MLKRLIGCFVLLILFSFPVRAEKSPVIAKVGPYTLTRDDFQKELENNAQLKALLTLKPDMKKVLVERWVEVTLLGLAGRDAGLEKDPAVRKEIEEQTRMILARHYYEKRILQGLKVSEKEAQEYYLSHRKDYRIPERIKARHILIRIPEGGDKKAEEEALSRAREIRKKLLSGADFAELARRYSEDPGTKDRGGDLGTFSRGQMIPEFEEAVFRLKVGQISSPIRTRFGYHIVQVEAKIPAQIPPYARIKKRVIQDLLEVKKEKRLSALLMELKKKYSVEVHPENLP; this is translated from the coding sequence ATGTTAAAGCGTCTGATCGGTTGTTTTGTTTTGTTGATTCTGTTTTCTTTTCCCGTGCGGGCGGAGAAATCCCCGGTCATTGCGAAAGTGGGACCTTACACCCTCACCCGGGACGATTTCCAGAAAGAGCTCGAAAACAATGCTCAACTGAAGGCCCTTCTGACCCTCAAACCGGACATGAAGAAAGTACTGGTGGAGCGCTGGGTGGAGGTTACTCTTCTGGGGCTGGCCGGGAGGGATGCCGGGCTTGAAAAAGACCCGGCGGTCCGGAAGGAAATCGAGGAACAGACCCGCATGATCCTCGCCCGTCACTATTACGAAAAAAGGATCCTGCAGGGCCTAAAGGTTTCGGAAAAGGAGGCTCAGGAATATTATCTTTCCCATCGCAAGGATTACAGGATTCCGGAGAGGATTAAGGCCCGACACATCCTGATCCGGATCCCGGAAGGGGGCGACAAAAAAGCCGAAGAGGAGGCCCTTTCCCGGGCTCGAGAGATTCGCAAAAAACTCCTTTCCGGAGCAGACTTTGCCGAGCTGGCCCGCCGATACTCCGAGGATCCCGGAACCAAGGATCGCGGCGGGGATCTGGGGACCTTTTCTCGGGGTCAGATGATTCCCGAGTTCGAAGAAGCGGTTTTCAGGCTAAAGGTGGGGCAGATCAGTTCCCCTATTCGGACCCGCTTCGGCTATCACATAGTCCAGGTGGAGGCGAAAATTCCCGCGCAGATTCCTCCTTATGCCAGGATCAAAAAACGGGTGATTCAGGATCTCCTGGAGGTTAAAAAGGAGAAGAGACTTTCGGCCCTTCTAATGGAACTCAAAAAGAAATATTCGGTGGAGGTGCATCCGGAGAATCTGCCGTGA
- a CDS encoding ribonuclease H-like domain-containing protein — MIPDFLLAELPESMIRVLRDNPEGYVIFLDIETEGLSRERNGITVLGTMARGRYRAFVAGFNLEKGAEFLAAYPVWVTFGGTRFDLPFLRARFPALPPPLLHIDLEHLYRRLGYRGGLKKLEERFGLVRNTRGLTGYDAVKLWQRWKRERDRAALRRLLLYNREDVTNLKPLLERAGRMLKGFTERNLRSRGGAIAG; from the coding sequence GTGATACCGGATTTTTTGCTGGCTGAGCTACCGGAATCGATGATCCGGGTGCTGCGAGACAATCCTGAAGGTTATGTAATCTTTCTCGACATCGAAACCGAGGGCCTCTCCCGGGAAAGAAATGGCATCACGGTACTGGGTACCATGGCCAGGGGACGCTATCGGGCCTTTGTGGCCGGGTTCAATCTGGAAAAGGGAGCCGAATTCCTTGCGGCCTATCCTGTATGGGTAACCTTCGGAGGGACCCGATTTGACCTCCCTTTTCTCCGGGCCCGTTTTCCGGCGCTTCCCCCTCCGCTACTGCATATAGATCTGGAACACCTCTACCGCCGTCTGGGGTATCGAGGAGGGCTCAAGAAACTGGAAGAACGCTTCGGACTGGTTCGGAATACCCGGGGACTTACGGGATACGACGCGGTAAAGTTGTGGCAGAGGTGGAAACGGGAGCGGGATCGTGCGGCCCTGCGGCGTCTCCTGCTCTACAACCGGGAGGATGTGACTAACCTGAAGCCCCTTCTTGAGAGGGCTGGCCGCATGCTGAAGGGTTTTACCGAAAGAAATCTCCGAAGCAGGGGGGGCGCGATTGCCGGATAA
- a CDS encoding diadenylate cyclase, with product MPDKDIQRLAITEKFLRYAADLSETLPSSAVLVYADVFPGGEGLSQFLEHVQRHRLILVTREKDFQPPLGTEVIEVPEIKLTRLGQIKVAVLIGVARGLFTHEDLLICLSGVAESGHLDSLFILDLESEFEIFAVSQLEDLKEIVKPEVFQRVLSLAIVLATQGREGKPVGTCFILGDTDQVLQHCDQMVINPFRGYSENERNILDPRLEETVKEFALLDGAFVIRGDGVVESAGSYIRTGVVSADIPSGLGARHRSAAAITALTRAVAITVSESTGTVTVFRNGKIVMEIEKPHPLGPDTEWRRAFYAGPRAPSEWPHEPKLVKGG from the coding sequence TTGCCGGATAAGGATATCCAGCGTCTTGCGATAACGGAGAAATTCCTTCGGTATGCCGCGGATCTAAGTGAGACCCTCCCCTCCAGCGCCGTTCTGGTGTATGCCGATGTGTTTCCGGGCGGAGAGGGACTATCCCAATTTCTGGAACATGTACAGAGGCACCGCCTCATTCTGGTCACCAGGGAGAAAGATTTTCAGCCCCCTCTGGGAACGGAGGTCATTGAGGTCCCGGAGATAAAACTAACCCGTCTGGGACAGATCAAGGTGGCTGTACTCATCGGAGTGGCCCGGGGGCTCTTTACTCATGAGGACTTACTGATCTGCCTCTCCGGGGTGGCCGAAAGCGGACACCTTGATAGTCTTTTTATCCTGGATCTCGAGAGTGAATTTGAAATCTTTGCCGTCTCACAGCTGGAAGATCTGAAGGAAATCGTAAAACCAGAGGTTTTCCAGCGCGTACTTTCCCTGGCCATTGTGCTGGCTACGCAGGGGCGGGAAGGGAAACCGGTAGGAACCTGTTTTATTCTGGGGGATACCGATCAGGTGCTCCAACACTGTGATCAGATGGTGATAAACCCCTTTCGTGGCTACTCGGAAAATGAACGCAACATCCTGGATCCTCGACTCGAAGAAACAGTCAAGGAATTCGCCCTTCTGGATGGAGCTTTCGTCATACGGGGTGACGGAGTGGTGGAAAGCGCGGGAAGCTATATTCGCACGGGGGTAGTGAGCGCAGATATTCCGAGCGGTCTCGGGGCTAGACATCGTTCCGCCGCGGCCATAACCGCTCTTACCCGGGCAGTAGCCATTACGGTGAGCGAATCCACCGGGACGGTAACCGTCTTTCGCAACGGTAAAATCGTGATGGAAATCGAGAAACCCCATCCCCTGGGACCGGATACCGAATGGCGTCGGGCCTTCTACGCCGGCCCTCGAGCCCCTTCGGAATGGCCTCATGAACCGAAACTAGTCAAAGGAGGTTAG